The Pseudomonadota bacterium DNA segment GAAAAACCCTGTCGAAAATTATCAACTGTCGAGGAGCTGTCACACCTGACATGGCTTTACGGTTATCCCGTGCTTTTGACACCACCCCAGAGTTATGGCTGAATCTACAAAAAAATTATGATTTATGGCATGCTGCAAATGATTCAAAATCTTGGAAAAGCGTGAAGCCAATTTTTCATTCAACTATGCCCAATCACGCATAGGGAAAAGCGAATCGGGTAGCCGGGGGGATCTCTCCCTAGGTTCAGGCCTTCACCTTGTCCCAACCATTACGATGGGCGTCTGGCTACTATGCCGTCTGCTGACTTCTGCTTAATCACTCAATCAGTTACCCGATTAAGCGCTATCGGTTTTCATCTGGTTCGCTCTTCCCAGGTGATGACCCTGAAAAGCCGAGACACTTATATACCAGAGCCTCACTGGTGGTTGTCCGATCGCTCCTTAAGCAGAAAAGACCGGATATTCTACACAGCGTTCTCCTTGTACCTTAAAAGGATTTTCAGGGCGGGTTTAATCAGGATGGTCACCACAAAGGCGCCTGTCGCAAGGACTCCGAGGGTGATCAG contains these protein-coding regions:
- a CDS encoding HigA family addiction module antidote protein, with protein sequence MSSIKRQPTHPGNILKEDYLKPLSITIQDIASTLGVSRKTLSKIINCRGAVTPDMALRLSRAFDTTPELWLNLQKNYDLWHAANDSKSWKSVKPIFHSTMPNHA